Below is a genomic region from Rosa chinensis cultivar Old Blush chromosome 5, RchiOBHm-V2, whole genome shotgun sequence.
ATAGACAAGGAGATAGCTGACGGCACTAATCCGAAAAATGTGTTTGTGTGTGGATTCAGTCAAGGaggtctctctctttctctctgcagtCGCACTCACAGAAATAGAAGCACTTGCATCATTAGTTTTGTTTACTTGTGGTAACTCGCAAATACAATTCTATTTTTCCAGGTGCCTTGACATTGGCAAGTGTTCTGCTATACCCTCAAACACTAGGAGGTGCTGCAGTCTTTAGTGGATGGCTTCCTTTTAATTCATCTATAATACAACAAATTAGCCCAGAGGCAAAGAGGGTACTTTTCAATTCTGAACTATTATTTTCTACCGATACTGTGCTGTACAGTAAATCACATTTTGGTTGTCTAACTTGTCTATTTGTTATTGTCATTGTAATCTGAGTATTGAATCTCAAGGAGCGCATATTGTTTATTAGAGTGTTACATCATATCTGGTGATTGACCTACTGCATCAGTCACATACCCCAATCAAATGGGCAGTGAGACCTTGATTAGAAGAGGAAATTACGCCATCATCGTTGACTTTGTGCCATTCATATGAGATTGATCACATGAATTCTCAAAGTCTGTTATATTCTTTTGTATGTCATGTGTTGTATTCAAAGATTATTTTCTTAGATACTAAAAGTTTCCTTTGTGTTTCCAAATGTCACGTTTGTTTAGAGTTAGAAAGGTACTGGtgctttgttgtgaaattttcaTGAACCCAACTATCTGATACCTATACATGTGCAGACACCTATCTTGTGGTCTCATGGGATTGCTGACAAAACTGTCTTGTTCGAAGCTGGACAAGCAGGTCCTCCTTTCCTTGAACAAGCCGGTGTAAGCTGTGAGTTTAAGGTATTATCTAAAACTAACGGACCACTTCTCAAAAATCCACTTGGTTTTGTATGCAACTCCTAAACATTTGATTGCATTGCTACTTCTAAATTTGCAGGCTTATCCTGGTCTTGGCCATTCCATAAGCAACGATGAGCTCAAGCACCTGGAGTCATGGATAAAACCTCTTCTACAGAGTTCTTCTTGAAGATCCGTAGGGAATGCATGCTGTTAATTACAACTGAAAGAACGCAGAATTCCAGTTATATTGTCTTATTTGGGTAATGTCATATTGATGTTTAACCTTTGTTTATGTCAAATTAGCACTCTTGAATCTGATTATCGGAGGAAAGCTATAAGTAGCTCTTCATGGTTACCTTGCCTTGCTCTGTTCATCATTGTTGTGTAGTGTGAACTTTCTTGTGCAAATTGTTCACTATTTGAAGTTAACATAATATTTCAAAAGTTCCTGCATTTTCCTTATTGACGTGTAAAGAGCATAGATTCAAACTTGGGTGGTAGTTTCTGTGGTGGTATCTGGCTTAATACATACAACGCTCTATCCAATGCATTGTGCAATTTAAGACCCCTAATCTTTTCACAGGGTGTATTCAGCTTCAAAGTCAACAAGTTCAAGCCCCAAAATGCACGTCATTAGATTCCATAAATCCGAAATAATGACAATTTTACTTGCAATTTGCAATGTCATTATTTGAAAGCATCTTTTAAACTCGCTTTGACACGGTCAAAAAACGGCCACATCAATTATCAAATATCAAAACGTCCTCTACTTACATAACAAAGACATAAAATAACAAGAAACTTTGAGCTCATCCATCACCTTTGTTCAGGGATTAGGTTAATCTCAGTACTCCCATGGTAGTAACAAAAGGTTGAAAACTAAGATAAGCCTAAGCTCAGAGGTCTGTTTTAATCCCCCACCAGATTACCAACCCCTGCTAAGTTCACCCACAGTAGGACAGAGACCGATACTGGTACCCTATCCCTACCAATCACAGCCCTACAAAGAATCACACTCATTACACCTGCATCGCAGACAATCACAACCCAAACTCATACATCAGCAACACCAACTCCAATGCCCTGAATAAAAACCGCAGCAACCCTTCAAAGGCCAAAAACCTCGATCTCTTctgtcttctccttcttctgtcttctccttctctctctctctctctttctctcttcatttttattcttcttGTACCAATAATGAAGAAGCTGTACCGCAGAGGCACGGTTCATCCGTCACCGCCAACCGTGTCCGACCACCTGTCCTTCCTTCCCGCCACCATCCTCGCCCTCGCGGCCGCCCTGTCCCTCGAGGACAGGGAGGTCCTGGCTTACCtcatctcctgctccaacactAACAACGTCAACTTAACATCCTCACCCTCCTCACGTAAGACTAACACCACAACCGCCACCAACAGCAGCAACAAAAAGAGTTCCGCCGCCAAAAGAGGCGGCGGAAGCGGCGGCGGGGACCACCCGGCGCGGTTCAACTGCAGCTGCTTCAGGTGCTACACGAGTTACTGGGTCAGATGGGACGAGTCGCCGAATCGAGAACTGATCCATGAGATCATCGATGCTTTTGAAGATGAGCTACTTTCATCTCAGAGTGGCAGTAGTAGTAGTAAAGCGGCTGGGTCGAAGTATGGTAAGAAGGACAAGAGGCACCATAACAAGAGAGGAAACAGTGGTAACGGGCCGGGTCAAGGATCGGAGttgagtctgaagaagaaggaTCAGATGGTGAAGCCTAACATGGTGGAGGAGACTAATAGTAGTAGTAGTAACAGTACTGACTCTGGTGATCTTGATGGTGATGAGGAAAGCAAGGGATCGGTGAGAAGATTTGTGAGCTTTCTTGGAGAGAGGATATGGGGTGGTGTCTGGAGCCAGTAAGCTATGATCAGGTGGGTTTTGTTTAGTAAAAAAGCCTCATCATTATCTTCTTCATGTTCAAAAatcggaagaagaaaaaactctaaatttccttcttttttttcctttagtaAATTACCCTTTCAAGTATATGTAAAAAGGAAATGGGTAGTTCAATTTTGACTCTTGGGTCATCACAAAGTAGATGTGTAGTTTGATTACTGCAAAATTAATCACCATGGGTATAGAACTATAGATATGCATGTTCAAATCTGTGTATATGCAATTTTGGATTGTATTTCTGGGTTTAATTTCTTCTTATTTTAGGTAATGTTTTCAGTGTCAAAATTAGCTTCTGCTTGAAATGTTTTGATAATATATGCCAAAGCAATGGAATCCAGAAAGGGAAAAAGCCTGGAGAACTAGTTATGAACCCAATAATAGCATGCATGGTGGGGGCTTCCCTCTTTGGTTGATCCGGTACAGCACTGGAGCTAGAAAGCTGGTCTGTTTGTGCCCCAAAAATGTAGAGAGCGACGCGTCGTTGTCCAAGCAAGCATCAATTCATTTCCTAAAGGTCTTTCCCATATTTTGGCATAAGTGGGCTATTTGAATACTGAGAGTATTGGTACCCCTTTTAGTATTGAAATGCCTGTCTAATAGGAATGCATGGGTCGGCAAAGCAAAAGAAGGTAAATAAAGGGCTTCAATTCCTTCGATTAAAGCAAGTGGAGGATGGCCAAAGAGTATACCTCACCCCACTAAAATTATGACTCCAGTCCAAACCCTCTTTTCGTTATTCCCCAAGGTCATTTATTCTTTCCATTATTGGTTCTGTTATTATATACTTAGCACCTTTTCTTGGACCAATTTACCCCTTTTTCTTCGGTTTGTCACCTATTTAGGTGTTCTATATGGCTCATAACCTTTCCATTATGTACTAATAGAAAATTTGGTGGTCTTTCAATTGAGACATTTGGATTCCCTTTGAGTTTTGAAGGCTAAAAGAGGTTGGTAGATTAGAGGGAGAGTTGTAGTTTACCAAACGAAAAGAAAAGGTGATCCATATATCTCTTTTGTGTTGCGTATTTGGGTGTATTATTACTTTATTAGTAATAGAATCCGGTGTAATTTTGTATATTCCTTTCTATTTAAGCCATGTGAAGAGACACTGTGACCATAGGAAAAACCACATGAGTAAGTATACTTAAACAAAGTCTGGGGGCAAATGAATGACATGTCTtgtccaaaagaaaaattatgataagacaaaattaaattaatgaATTTGGCCGCAAGTTTGTCTAGATAATATTATGTCATTAAACTCAATTTGTAAAAGTGGGTACAAATGTCTTCCAAgtgtttttaaattaaacttAGAATCTCACCTAATCACCGAATCGCTTGTCAAATTCTAAATAAATTGACAGATCAAATGCTTAAATTCTTGTCCtcagagcatctccaacagaatacttatttcaaaaaaaatttgaaatttaactagttttagactaagtttgatctccagcagactagctaaacaaaagctaaatttagctttagctaaaagacctagctatatttagctagagaggagagagaatttaactaaaagttaaatttaacttgagaTTTAGGTATTTGCTAGAGCATAACTCAATATTCAACTAGTTATATTCCAATTTTAGCTACTTTTAGCTAtcaagatagctatcactgttggagatgctctaacccTTTGTTTGGTTCATAAATTTTCAAAGATAAATTTTTAATACACACCCTTAAGTCCTTAACTACTTAATATACAtacctattattttatatttcaaataagATTATATAGGTAAATTAAATAATCAAAACACACATCTACGTATTAGAATAAAAATTTGAATTGTGCCTGTTTTCTTTTCTACATCACTTTTTCTAAACCCTAGATGTTGCAATACATCATTCTTCCCCACACTTCATTACTTGGATTTTGACTATTGACATGGATTTACTTATGTATTTGTTTAACTGTTCAACTAATATTTATTTGGTTATTGTATTTGTTTAATATTTAGATTTTTTTGGACAACAACATTTAGCTTTTTATAATATcaatttttttgaataagtAGTTATCATCTTGCAAATCATATTTAGCAAATGGaaagttctattcatacctcctaaaATTGTATTTGAATCTTCAACAATTTTTGAAAGTTTTTAAATCCAACTTTGCCCttctaaaaaatgaacaaaatgaaagataaaaaaaattaaataaaatctgcACCTTCTCTTGTCTTCTCCCTCCTTCTAAACCCTAGATGTTGCAATACATCATTTTTCTCCACACTTCATTACTTGGATTTTGACTATTGACATGGATTTATTTATGTACTTGTTTAACTGTTCAACTAATATTTATTTGGTTATTGTATTTGTTTAATATTTAGATTTTTTTGGACAACAACATTTAGCTTTTcattatatcaatttttttgaataagtAGGTATCATCTTGTAAATCATATTTAGCGAATGGaaagttctattcatacctcctaaaatggtatttggacaactttgcccttctaaaaaaaagaacaaaatgaaagattaaaaacactAATAAAATCTgcacctccccccccccccccccccaaaaaaaaaaatcctcttaCAGCCATACATGAGGATTATTGGGCAACTTTAATTAAGATAGAATGTTAAAGATTGCAAAATGGAATAAATgacaaaaaatatagagaagaaGAATCGAGAAAATAATTATCGAAAAGCAATATCTATTTcctattcttttgtttctttctagttTGGCTTAATTGCTTCACTTCATAGAGTTAACGTTAATTGTTATCTTGGTctctttttatgattttttttttttttgctagggTAGACTATGTTGCTAGCCTGATTTGGGTTTagggaaattgattttgataatagtCCTCATGCGGTATTGTAAATTGCACGATTTATTAAGATATAGAAGTAGGTTCATAAGAGCATCCAAGCTTACAAGGTGAATGGTGTTAAGTCATGACTATGAACTGAATTTTAAGTGATGAAAAAAAGATATTACTAGTAGATTTGTATTGGAAAAATTGTgtagaaacaaaaaaatggcAAGATTGGAAGTTTTGTGCAAATTTTAGaagggaggtccaaataccaatttaggaggtatgaatagaagctcccttagCGAATTCATCTTGCAAGCTaaattaaattatatatatatatattttatccagagcggagttccGTTTTGAAATTACGgagtgaacttcgagtttttggtcgctTTTAagtcgcatatctacatctcgaccgttcagtttttaggtactagtatatatatatacacagctACTAATTTAAAGGAGTGGCAAATGTTCAAAACTTTTCATTCTCAAAACATAttacatgaaaaaaaaagagtccaAAATAGTATAAGTGAAAACTCGATCACtcttttaaatattttcttttcctaaGAAATTGTTATTTCCTGAATAAAACAAGAGTTACTCCATCTCTACCCTCTGAATTCACAAGCAGGTTACTAAGCAATAAAGGAGGTAGATATAAAAGAGGGGATTAAGATAGACTAAGAGTCCATCTCAAATGCAAATTTTTTAGCAATCAAAATTCGAAATAGTGAAGTTGAAGGGTATTTAGGTAAATTGATGTATAGTATACTTTATTCTATCATTCTATGAATTTTCTGGAACCCCGGCCCGGTGCCATTGTAGTCTATAAATAGATATTTTGATAAATGATTTATGATCAAATTTTGTAAAAATCAACTTCTTTGGAATGCGCATCAGTTGCTTAATAAACACTTGGTGTTGGGCCAATATTTAATACACAAAAGGGAACAATTGGCTCAACTCTCACAATTGGCTCAACTCTCGGTACCTCCACCACAATATTCCCCGACCACACCTCACCATAGTCCGCTTACATGCACCTACGCATCATCACCGTCCACGTGGCATTCACAAGATTCCGGCCGTCATCTACCGTCTTGATCAATTATCGAGTCACGTACTAGTCGGTGCAGTAAATCACTTCATATGAATTTTCTACCAGTTGATTTAGTGACATTAATTTTTCTTATAAGTAAGAAGTTGTACGAccaaaaatttattttaaaatcaaatcaaccaaatcagaaatttattttgaaataatttTAGAATTTAGCAATCGAGAAATAATTGATTCCTGTATTATTATAACACAACTTACGTATATAATGTGTTTTGTATACGGAAGACCCGGCAATTGACCAAATAGCCAACTCCTTTGTAATGGTAATAGCATGGTTCTCACGCATTTCATCAGCCCAATCCTTTTCCCtatttctttcctttgtttcttgaCCAAGTTTCAAAAGGAAAGGCAAAGTAATCATGAGAAAGAGCCTAGTTTCTGAATTTGACATCAACAAACCAAAGCCATTAAGGGTCAAATCTATCTTTACGAGTGGTCACTAAAATCTTCAGACCAAGACTGTGGATCACAATATCACTCGGGTGCTTTTCATACAAGTACTTCTTTAAGGCTGGGGCTCACATTATGTATATGATCCATCTGTGATAGCAACTCCAGCTTTTCTCCACTGAATATGAACATGACGTGTTCTACTATCCGGCCTCTATAGCCTGTGGCTTCTGGCTTTTGCATATTGTAATCTTCAATAAAAGTTTTTCAGCTCAACCAAAATGCTTTGCTGACAACACAAGGAGAACAAAACCCAGTTTCCTGTTTGAGATTATAGTGTATGAGTAGTTTAAATTCGAGACCAAAATATACTGTTTTCTTTCTCAAGTGTGAGCAGTGTCAGCAACATTTTCATCCGCGGATGTGTTGGAGCAGAGGAGAAACTAGAAAACAAGATATGGGGCTTCATGGTTTGCTGTGAGAATCTAATTACTGATGATCATAACAGAAGTGATGTTACGATTGGAATTTGGGAACAAGATTAGCTCCTTTACATTTGAATTAGAACCCCTATTAGTTTTCGCTTATCAACTTTGACTGAAGGAAGTGAAACAAGAATTGCAGAAGAGCCTAGTCCACTCTGTTACACAGAAttttgaagagagaaagaaaggacAATCATGGATGCATAAACAACATGAGATGTTTGATAGCTAAATAAAACATTTACATACGTTCTTCTGATCCCACAAGCTAGAATAATCTTTCTGGATAAATGGACGAATCCAATCTCTTTGCTCATTTGGAATTCTATACTAAACATTCATTGATGGAGCTATTCAAAACCAAACAATTAGGATCAGTTAATGGAAACTAAGTACAACAAAGTTTATAATCATCGTAGTGTTACATTAGATAGTTAAAAGAACATCATGTACAAATTATAAAGGGCTTCCTTCATCATGGAAAGTAATAACAATAACAACATTACCTTCCAAGTAATGGCGTCAGGCATGTACAGGTATGGATGAACTCAAAGATACACAACCTTTCAAGCGTTCGAGGATGACATTTCGACTTGCCAGCACCGAGTGGTGTGTGAGTGGAAGACCTTCCTTCACACACTCATCATACTTCTCCAAAGCAGACACAATATCGCTAAAATCTGGTCGCTTCGAGGGGTTTGGTGC
It encodes:
- the LOC112165884 gene encoding probable carboxylesterase SOBER1-like, which translates into the protein MLIAKPIALLVATVGSTVLFILLSRPNHSPTPESMARSFVLWLHGLGDSGPANEPIKTLFTSPEFRNTIWSFPSAPSNPVTCNYGSVMPSWFDIHEIPITANSPKDESGLLKAVRNVHKMIDKEIADGTNPKNVFVCGFSQGGALTLASVLLYPQTLGGAAVFSGWLPFNSSIIQQISPEAKRTPILWSHGIADKTVLFEAGQAGPPFLEQAGVSCEFKAYPGLGHSISNDELKHLESWIKPLLQSSS
- the LOC112165885 gene encoding uncharacterized protein LOC112165885, encoding MKKLYRRGTVHPSPPTVSDHLSFLPATILALAAALSLEDREVLAYLISCSNTNNVNLTSSPSSRKTNTTTATNSSNKKSSAAKRGGGSGGGDHPARFNCSCFRCYTSYWVRWDESPNRELIHEIIDAFEDELLSSQSGSSSSKAAGSKYGKKDKRHHNKRGNSGNGPGQGSELSLKKKDQMVKPNMVEETNSSSSNSTDSGDLDGDEESKGSVRRFVSFLGERIWGGVWSQ